One Planctomycetaceae bacterium genomic window carries:
- a CDS encoding methylated-DNA--[protein]-cysteine S-methyltransferase has translation MFYTWMNDTPIGRLLIAGEQLALKYVLFDNGPGRDRNRQPRPDWEENAAMLQEPVRQLNAYFRGQLRHFDLPLAADGTEFQKQVWSALSAIPFGETTSYGEIARAIGRSQASRAVGMANGRNPISIVVPCHRVIGSSGKLVGYGGGLDRKTTLLRLEGVAV, from the coding sequence ATGTTTTACACGTGGATGAATGACACTCCGATCGGCCGGCTGCTGATTGCCGGCGAACAATTGGCACTGAAGTACGTGCTGTTCGACAATGGTCCGGGGCGTGACCGCAATCGCCAGCCCCGACCGGACTGGGAAGAAAACGCGGCGATGCTGCAGGAACCGGTTCGGCAACTGAATGCGTACTTTCGCGGTCAGCTGCGGCACTTCGATCTTCCGCTTGCCGCCGACGGAACCGAATTTCAAAAGCAGGTCTGGTCGGCGCTGTCCGCAATTCCCTTCGGAGAAACCACCAGCTACGGCGAAATCGCTCGCGCAATCGGCCGCTCGCAGGCTTCGCGAGCGGTGGGCATGGCGAATGGACGAAATCCCATCTCCATTGTCGTCCCCTGCCATCGCGTCATCGGCAGCAGCGGAAAACTGGTTGGCTACGGCGGCGGCCTGGACCGCAAAACGACGCTGCTGCGATTGGAAGGTGTCGCGGTGTAA
- a CDS encoding beta-ketoacyl-ACP synthase III, whose protein sequence is MNYQNTQATEPGINPELVRRALQPNFENTDADTQRILFRRSDRTCRLTGVSIRSIGTCVPDLVISNESLEQQYGFEPGWIERRTGIRQRRYAAANEGTSDLAVRAARQAIAAAGVDPSEIDLLVVGTFTPDYTCPSTACLVQQKLGLDVPAMDLSAACSGFMYALATGAQFVATGNSKLALIIGADINSRIVDPTDQRTSPLFGDGAGAVLLGAGSDQQGLVCYQLGSDGAGAELLDRPVGGSRRPLTAKCVADGRHFLRMDGRNVFKWAIQVVTETIELILERSGHSVDDVQLFVLHQANIRIIDNAMKALGIPPEKVFNNLSRIGNTSAASIPIALDEAQQQGHLKPGDLVLMCGFGAGLTWGTGLFRW, encoded by the coding sequence ATGAATTACCAGAACACTCAGGCAACCGAACCGGGGATCAACCCGGAACTGGTTCGACGAGCCTTGCAGCCGAATTTCGAAAATACCGACGCGGATACTCAGCGAATTCTCTTTCGTCGTTCTGACCGAACGTGCCGTCTGACGGGAGTCAGCATTCGATCCATCGGAACCTGCGTCCCGGACCTGGTCATTTCGAACGAGTCACTTGAGCAGCAATACGGATTTGAACCCGGCTGGATCGAACGCCGAACCGGCATCCGGCAGCGCCGCTATGCCGCAGCCAACGAAGGAACAAGTGACCTGGCTGTCAGAGCGGCCCGGCAGGCGATCGCGGCGGCCGGTGTCGATCCGTCGGAAATTGATTTGCTGGTCGTCGGCACCTTTACACCCGACTACACGTGCCCGTCGACCGCCTGTCTGGTGCAGCAGAAGCTGGGCCTGGACGTTCCCGCGATGGACCTGTCCGCCGCGTGTTCCGGATTCATGTATGCGCTGGCAACGGGCGCTCAGTTCGTCGCCACGGGCAATTCCAAACTGGCTCTGATCATCGGAGCGGATATTAACAGTCGCATCGTGGACCCGACCGATCAGCGGACGTCGCCGCTGTTTGGAGACGGCGCCGGAGCTGTCCTGCTTGGCGCCGGAAGCGACCAGCAGGGCCTGGTGTGTTATCAGCTTGGTTCCGACGGAGCCGGCGCTGAACTGCTGGATCGTCCGGTCGGTGGCAGTCGCCGGCCGCTCACGGCAAAGTGCGTTGCCGACGGTCGCCACTTTCTCCGGATGGACGGTCGCAACGTCTTCAAGTGGGCCATTCAGGTCGTTACGGAAACGATTGAACTGATCCTGGAACGAAGCGGACATTCCGTGGACGATGTGCAGTTGTTTGTGCTGCACCAGGCAAACATCCGGATCATCGACAACGCCATGAAGGCCCTGGGAATCCCGCCGGAGAAGGTCTTCAACAACCTGTCACGCATCGGAAACACGTCAGCGGCATCGATACCGATCGCGCTGGACGAAGCTCAGCAACAGGGACATCTGAAACCCGGCGATCTCGTCCTGATGTGCGGTTTCGGAGCAGGCCTGACCTGGGGCACCGGCCTGTTTCGGTGGTAA
- a CDS encoding 3-hydroxyacyl-ACP dehydratase FabZ family protein, with product MNIDQIQSCIPHRAPFLWLDEVTEISDRRIVAKKHLPADLPVFQGHYPGFPVFPGVLQCEACFQAGAVLISQLIEVGNGEVPVVTRQNNTQFRRMIRPGETIQMEVELTERLSNAFYLTGKVTVDGKVTSRLEFVCTAARVN from the coding sequence ATGAACATCGATCAGATCCAGTCCTGCATTCCTCACCGCGCTCCGTTTCTGTGGCTGGACGAAGTGACGGAGATCTCCGACCGGCGAATCGTCGCGAAGAAACACCTGCCCGCCGATCTGCCCGTGTTTCAGGGACATTATCCCGGCTTTCCGGTGTTCCCCGGCGTCCTGCAGTGCGAAGCCTGCTTTCAGGCCGGCGCTGTCCTGATTTCGCAATTGATTGAAGTCGGCAACGGAGAAGTGCCCGTGGTCACTCGACAGAACAACACGCAGTTCCGTCGCATGATTCGCCCCGGCGAGACGATTCAGATGGAAGTGGAACTCACCGAACGACTGTCCAATGCCTTCTACCTGACCGGGAAGGTTACGGTGGACGGCAAGGTGACTTCCCGCCTGGAATTCGTATGCACTGCCGCGAGAGTGAACTGA
- a CDS encoding sigma-54 dependent transcriptional regulator, with protein sequence MSDPTFTKKSILIVEDEDIIRETLAEFLSGEGFDVGTAASVADALKLVRERDYDVGVCDVQLPDGDGVQLLRRLHRINPAMFILIISAYATVENAVEAFTAGAFDYLVKPVIFDELTNRLKRLFKFQDLYLENQRLRKDLSRSAGFDQIIGSSRVLQDLLKTIRKVAATNSNVLLVGETGTGKELFAREIHMAGPNKDEKFLAVNCGTRPVELLESQLFGVKGGQSGLFRTAGQGTVFLDEIAQLPPGTQAELLRAIEYQEIMPSGASETIKVNARIIAATSRDLMREVADGNFQEDLFYRLDGVKIRIPPLRERLDDIPELVEYFMARHCEAMGKRVTGATSETIRTLMAAHWKGNVRQLDNAVERAVMMCEGDEILPQDLPPDLLGLGSSLPDTDDLRSALRHYERLHITRVLKQCPDKKEAARRLKLGLSSLYRKIEELKIEL encoded by the coding sequence GTGTCGGATCCGACATTCACGAAAAAATCCATCCTGATCGTTGAAGACGAAGACATCATTCGGGAGACACTGGCGGAATTCCTTTCGGGAGAAGGATTCGACGTCGGCACAGCCGCCAGCGTCGCGGACGCTTTGAAACTCGTTCGAGAACGCGACTACGACGTCGGCGTCTGCGACGTGCAGCTTCCCGACGGCGACGGCGTCCAGTTACTGCGGCGGCTGCATCGCATCAATCCCGCGATGTTCATTCTGATCATTTCCGCATACGCCACTGTTGAAAACGCGGTCGAAGCATTCACCGCCGGGGCGTTCGACTACCTGGTCAAGCCGGTCATCTTTGACGAACTGACCAATCGCCTGAAACGGCTGTTCAAGTTTCAGGATTTGTATCTTGAAAATCAGCGGCTGCGGAAGGATTTGAGCCGCAGTGCCGGCTTCGACCAGATCATCGGCAGCAGTCGTGTGCTGCAGGACCTGTTGAAGACTATCCGTAAAGTGGCGGCGACAAATTCCAACGTCCTGCTGGTTGGCGAAACGGGAACCGGCAAGGAACTGTTCGCCCGCGAAATTCACATGGCGGGACCAAACAAGGACGAGAAGTTCCTGGCCGTCAATTGCGGTACTCGCCCCGTGGAACTACTGGAAAGCCAGTTGTTCGGCGTCAAGGGAGGCCAGTCAGGGCTGTTTCGTACCGCGGGTCAGGGAACGGTGTTTCTGGATGAAATCGCACAGCTTCCCCCCGGCACCCAGGCGGAACTGCTGCGGGCGATCGAGTACCAGGAAATCATGCCGTCCGGCGCGTCGGAAACGATCAAGGTCAATGCTCGAATCATTGCCGCCACCTCGCGCGACCTGATGCGGGAAGTGGCCGACGGAAATTTTCAGGAAGATCTGTTCTACCGGCTGGACGGCGTCAAGATCCGCATTCCGCCGCTGCGTGAACGCCTGGACGATATTCCGGAACTGGTCGAATACTTCATGGCGCGCCACTGCGAAGCGATGGGCAAACGCGTGACCGGAGCCACCAGCGAAACGATTCGCACGCTGATGGCCGCTCACTGGAAAGGCAACGTCCGGCAGCTCGATAACGCCGTCGAACGCGCTGTGATGATGTGCGAAGGTGATGAGATTCTGCCGCAGGACCTGCCTCCCGATCTGCTTGGGCTGGGCAGCAGTCTTCCGGATACGGACGACCTGCGTTCGGCGCTCAGGCACTACGAACGCCTGCACATCACGCGAGTTCTGAAGCAGTGCCCGGACAAGAAGGAAGCGGCTCGCCGCCTGAAGCTTGGCTTGTCCAGTCTGTACCGCAAGATCGAAGAGCTGAAGATCGAGCTGTGA